From a region of the Mercurialis annua linkage group LG1-X, ddMerAnnu1.2, whole genome shotgun sequence genome:
- the LOC126663826 gene encoding uncharacterized protein LOC126663826, translating into MVFAFIYSLQNLWPLSVLKYNDLKASNELVSKLSVPENTKRFVYAVRDPDSQSVIYILCVQNLSERSAIDAECLIRAIRPEAVVAQVSNSDMSEIQFEDIELKNKLVDNPVPTSAFEVIKRCFVDKTNKDKYENVACNLVLKEIFGVGSYGHVMAAKRVAKEVGSSFLLVETPVVGTAASDNNSSSEVNIGFKVNGLVSNLVPVNVGTLASSSSRRFCLTDDVQSQMVKLLSAYMDASLQKISPPNSDPEAGSKEIHPGSSPQVPSFAQSIYPLLLDLHNIFADIPSITRALASSQKMFYDVNRGETVDTEIISEVYTFRIAVEGLRIALNSVGRLPLKLGMTNKTKAEFTELTVEDKSSALLAQTLQNQSVKFKKIVALVDSSALAGLRKNWGVALPPEIKEMVGQLVEECDLDGESSNQSDKKSLFSNKPVMAVGAGATAVLGTSSLSKIIPTSSFLKFLTFKLPAPLNFALTQFQKSMAVALGKTLGPSKVVAPGLANSGVNATSFLKAATSAEKIRTVVHSVIASVEKTSFSATRTAFYEIMRKRRVQPIGLLPWATFGCSIATCSGLLMYGDGIECAVESVPAAPSIASLGRGIQNLHLASSKVRQTDRIQIAIESLMNRLRKVKIQ; encoded by the coding sequence ATGGTATTTGCATTTATATACAGCTTACAAAATCTATGGCCTTTATCAGTTCTCAAGTATAATGATTTAAAAGCATCTAATGAATTGGTTAGTAAGCTATCGGTACCCGAAAACACGAAAAGATTTGTCTACGCAGTTCGTGATCCGGATTCTCAATCAGTTATTTATATACTCTGTGTTCAGAATTTATCTGAAAGATCAGCTATAGATGCCGAGTGTCTTATTAGGGCGATTCGGCCTGAAGCTGTTGTGGCCCAGGTTTCAAATTCTGATATGAGTGAGATTCAATTCGAAgatattgaattaaaaaataaattagtagaCAACCCGGTTCCAACTTCGGCTTTCGAAGTGATTAAAAGATGTTTTGTTGATAAGACTAATAAGGATAAGTATGAAAATGTTGCTTGTAACTTGGTCTTGAAGGAAATATTCGGTGTTGGTTCTTATGGTCATGTTATGGCTGCGAAGAGAGTGGCCAAGGAGGTCGGTTCGTCTTTTTTGTTGGTTGAAACCCCAGTTGTTGGAACAGCTGCTTCGGATAATAATTCTTCTAGTGAAGTTAACATAGGGTTTAAGGTTAATGGTTTAGTTAGTAACTTGGTTCCAGTTAACGTCGGTACCCTTGCTTCATCCAGTTCAAGGAGGTTTTGTCTTACTGATGATGTTCAGTCACAGATGGTGAAGTTATTGTCGGCGTATATGGATGCATCTTTACAGAAAATAAGTCCCCCAAATTCTGATCCGGAAGCGGGTTCGAAAGAAATTCACCCCGGTAGTAGCCCCCAGGTGCCTTCATTTGCACAATCCATCTATCCGTTGCTTTTGGATTTACATAATATATTTGCTGATATTCCGTCTATAACTAGGGCTCTAGCTTCTTCACAAAAGATGTTCTATGATGTTAATAGAGGGGAAACTGTAGATACTGAAATTATATCTGAAGTTTACACCTTCCGGATTGCAGTGGAAGGGTTGAGGATTGCACTAAATAGTGTTGGCCGATTACCTCTCAAATTGGGAATGACTAATAAGACCAAGGCTGAGTTTACAGAACTTACAGTTGAAGATAAGTCTTCAGCACTTCTTGCACAGACCCTTCAAAATCAGAGTGTAAAGTTCAAGAAAATAGTAGCTTTAGTAGATTCTAGTGCCTTAGCAGGTCTAAGGAAAAATTGGGGCGTGGCGCTGCCTCCAGAGATCAAGGAAATGGTTGGCCAGCTTGTCGAGGAATGTGATTTGGATGGGGAATCTTCAAACCAGTCAGACAAGAAGTCGTTATTTTCGAATAAACCTGTGATGGCAGTTGGAGCTGGGGCAACAGCAGTTTTAGGAACTTCTTCGCTATCCAAAATCATACCTACATCGTCATTCTTGAAGTTTTTGACATTTAAACTGCCTGCTCCTCTCAATTTTGCACTAACCCAATTCCAGAAATCAATGGCAGTGGCTCTAGGCAAAACTCTTGGTCCCTCAAAGGTGGTTGCCCCAGGATTGGCGAATTCTGGGGTCAACGCGACATCTTTCTTAAAAGCAGCTACTTCTGCTGAAAAAATAAGGACAGTGGTCCACAGTGTTATTGCCTCTGTCGAGAAGACCAGTTTTTCAGCGACCAGAACTGCGTTCTACGAGATAATGAGAAAACGTAGGGTACAACCCATTGGGTTGCTACCTTGGGCAACATTTGGGTGCAGCATTGCAACTTGCTCTGGTTTGCTTATGTATGGAGATGGGATTGAGTGTGCTGTTGAATCTGTTCCTGCAGCACCTTCAATTGCCAGTTTGGGTCGAGGGATTCAAAATTTGCATCTGGCGTCTTCAAAAGTGAGACAAACAGATCGAATACAAATCGCCATTGAGTCGCTGATGAACAGGTTGAGGAAAGTAAAAATTCAATAG
- the LOC126670494 gene encoding rust resistance kinase Lr10-like has protein sequence MEILKSRTYGINSCTEIIQNLAFSTVEKMPRNVKPSMSSLHEFQEIIVSIRQLTWTKYIYGFHNVWEPKRVANVMDAAAGRFVSPLQGNPQRFWRQERCVCRYSTLGSDSYSTSRLFTKITAVPQNAAVMVRQSALKSQSISFSVPIFRPKDRKSGLYDLHLSWFNPSCESCATQGKYCGLKANNTRLETECLGKINHFSWISAKVLATGTVLGLILIVLAGFVFYRIYSFDKIEKSYQLKIEKFLSDYKAFKPARYSYSDIKRITNEFKEELGQGAYGTVFKGKLSDQILVAVKVLNNSKGDGEEFVNEVRLIGRIHHVNVVRLIGFCADGFRRALIYEYLSNDSLEKYISSADSKTYFLGWKRMKDIVIGSAKGIEYLHQGCNQRIIHFDIKPNNILLDNNFNPKISDFGLAKLCSKDQSAVSMTTARGTIGYIAPEVFSRNFGNVSYKSDVYSFRMLVLEMVGGRKREKDEQIYFPEWIYSLLEEGEDVRLQIEEAEDAKIAKKLAIVGLCCIQWNPVDHPSMKTVVQMLEGEVDNLPVPPNPFSSMNPTRMNTINQRYINHNLEVI, from the exons ATGGAAATCCTTAAAAGTAGAACTTACGGTATAAATAGTTGCACTGAAATCATCCAAAA CCTTGCATTTTCCACAGTAGAGAAAATGCCAAGAAATGTCAAACCCAGTATGTCATCTCTACATGAATTTCAGGAAATTATAGTCTCTATCAGGCAACTAACATG GACAAAGTATATCTATGGTTTCCACAATGTTTGGGAGCCGAAAAGGGTAGCTAATGTTATGGATGCTGCCGCAGGAAGATTTGTGTCTCCCCTGCAA GGAAATCCGCAAAGGTTTTGGCGACAG GAACGTTGTGTATGCAGGTACAGTACTCTTGGGTCTGATTCTTATAGTACTAGCAGG CTCTTCACAAAAATAACTGCAGTCCCTCAAAATGCAGCCGTCATGGTCCGTCAGTCAGCTTTGAAATCTCAATCTATCAGCTTCTCCGTTCCGATTTTCCGACCAAAGGACAGAAAGTCAGGTCTT TATGATTTGCATTTGAGCTGGTTCAATCCAAGCTGTGAATCATGTGCAACACAGGGCAAGTACTGCGGATTGAAGGCTAATAATACTCGACTTGAAACTGAATGTTTAGGCAAGATCAATCATTTTTCAT GGATATCCGCAAAGGTTTTGGCGACAG GTACAGTCTTGGGTTTGATTCTTATAGTACTAGCAGGGTTTGTATTTTACCGCATCTACAGCTTTGATAAAATCGAAAAGTCATATCAATTGAAGATTGAGAAATTTTTAAGTGATTACAAAGCTTTCAAGCCTGCAAGGTATTCATATTCTGATATAAAGAGGATCACAAATGAATTCAAGGAGGAATTAGGCCAAGGTGCCTATGGAACTGTGTTCAAAGGAAAGCTCTCTGACCAAATCCTGGTAGCTGTTAAAGTCCTTAACAATTCAAAAGGAGATGGAGAAGAATTTGTTAATGAAGTTAGATTAATAGGAAGAATTCATCATGTTAATGTGGTTCGATTAATTGGATTTTGTGCTGATGGATTTAGACGAGCTCTAATTTACGAGTACTTATCAAACGATTCGTTAGAGAAATACATATCTTCTGCTGATTCTAAGACCTATTTTCTTGGATGGAAAAGAATGAAGGATATTGTGATTGGTTCAGCCAAAGGAATCGAATATCTCCATCAAGGATGCAATCAAAGAATCATCCATTTCGACATAAAACCAAATAATATCCTGCTCGACAACAATTTCAATCCTAAAATCTCTGATTTCGGCCTGGCAAAGCTGTGCTCTAAAGATCAGAGTGCCGTGTCAATGACTACAGCTCGAGGAACCATCGGCTACATTGCTCCTGAAGTGTTTTCAAGAAATTTCGGCAATGTTTCATATAAATCGGATGTGTATAGCTTCAGAATGTTGGTTTTAGAAATGGTTGGAGGACGAAAGAGGGAAAAAGATGAACAAATATACTTTCCAGAATGGATTTATAGTCTTTTAGAAGAAGGAGAAGATGTAAGATTGCAGATTGAGGAAGCGGAAgatgctaaaattgctaaaaagcttgCAATAGTGGGATTATGCTGCATTCAATGGAATCCCGTGGATCACCCATCCATGAAAACAGTTGTTCAGATGTTGGAAGGTGAAGTAGACAATTTACCGGTACCACCAAATCCATTTAGCTCCATGAATCCAACGAGAATGAATACGATAAATCAAAGATATATAAACCACAACTTGGAAGTTATTTGA
- the LOC126663842 gene encoding LOW QUALITY PROTEIN: rust resistance kinase Lr10-like (The sequence of the model RefSeq protein was modified relative to this genomic sequence to represent the inferred CDS: inserted 2 bases in 1 codon; substituted 1 base at 1 genomic stop codon) codes for MRMFLQITRSLPPVLVLLVLVQFAAKVFCGILLVIALLIYKWKRRHLSRYNAIEEFLQSCNNLMPARYSYSRIRKITEGFKDKLGEGGFVCVYKGKLRSSHFAAVKVLGKSKSNGQDFMNEVATIGRIHHANVVQLIGFCVEGSTRALIYEFMYSGCLNSFISDKEISISLRWEKLHKISRGXRGIEYXQQGCDVQILPIDIKPHNIFLDENLIPKISDFGLATLYKLNENMKSITAARGTIGYMAPELFSMNIGRVSYKADVYSFGMLLLETVGKGKKLNA; via the exons ATGCGAATGTTCTTACAGATTACCA GGTCGCTTCCTCCTGTACTTGTGCTTCTTG TACTAGTTCAGTTTGCTGCAAAAGTGTTTTGTGGGATTCTGTTGGTGATTGCTTTATTGATATACAAATGGAAAAGAAGGCACTTATCAAGATATAATGCAATTGAGGAATTCTTACAGAGTTGCAATAATCTGATGCCAGCAAGGTATTCTTATTCTCGGATTAGAAAAATAACTGAAGGCTTCAAGGATAAATTAGGAGAAGGAGGCTTTGTCTGTGTTTATAAAGGCAAACTTCGCAGCAGTCATTTTGCAGCAGTGAAAGTGTTGGGTAAGTCTAAAAGTAATGGCCAAGATTTCATGAACGAAGTTGCTACAATTGGAAGAATTCATCACGCAAATGTGGTTCAACTGATCGGCTTTTGTGTCGAAGGTTCAACACGTGCTCTTATATATGAATTTATGTATAGTGGATGTCTCAATAGTTTTATATCTGATAAGGAAATTTCTATCTCGTTGAGATGGGAAAAGCTACACAAAATTTCTCGTGG GCGTGGCATTGAGTATTGACAGCAGGGCTGTGACGTGCAAATCCTACCTATTGATATCAAGCCCCACAATATTTTTCTTGACGAAAATTTAATTCCCAAGATATCTGATTTCGGGCTGGCTACATTATACAAATTAAACGAAAACATGAAGTCTATAACTGCAGCAAGGGGAACCATAGGGTACATGGCCCCGGAGTTATTCTCCATGAATATTGGGCGTGTTTCATATAAAGCTGACGTGTATAGTTTCGGAATGTTGCTGCTAGAAACGGTAGGAAAAGGAAAGAAATTGAATGCTTGA
- the LOC126663810 gene encoding rust resistance kinase Lr10-like → MKKFIMFLVLWFNIDYGVIGQNQTECHISRCRSDGPVVRFPFRIIGIQPLHCGYPDDWFSLSCTEHSETVMELLPSSAVKLINYETQMIYVMDTQASILKWLLNITANHMPFRFVGQKKVNVSLFNCSSGYAKVGYYGWYLSGLSADPYRILAKISSASIRDSNLTSCTKIRDLFSVPPSYMNSIDHYASHYGRYSPVQLHWSNPICKSCEAKQKYCRMETNATLSQIQCYGTVPKSTEDVIATSNKSYRGESTKHKPRDAIDTSGHAGDSKKRAARDATLGATLGLVLVVVATILAYRKYSSNKIEKEYEIKIEMFLQHYTTFKPTRYSYADIKRITNQFKDQLGQGAYGTVFRGKLSDEISVAVKVLNNSNENGEEFINEVGAIGRIHHVNVVRLVGFCADGFRRALIYEYLPNDTLHKFISSNNHNLGWKRQKDITIGIAKGIEYLHQGCDQRILHFDIKPQNILLDNDFNPKVADFGLAKLCAKDQSAVSMTTARGTVGYIAPEVFSRNFGNVSYKSDVYSFGMVVLEMVGGRKIVEATTDENDEKIYFPEWIYHLLEEGEELRLVTEEEEDAKIAKKLAIVGLWCIQWNPIDRPSMKTVIHMLEEEDENISIPPNPFSSITPSRMNGRIRPARRIHQELGVISETE, encoded by the exons ATGAAAAAATTCATTATGTTTCTAGTTTTATGGTTCAACATTGATTATGGCGTAATCGGCCAAAATCAAACGGAATGTCATATTTCAAGATGTCGAAGCGATGGACCAGTTGTTCGGTTTCCATTCCGAATCATAGGAATACAACCGCTGCACTGTGGCTATCCTGATGATTGGTTTAGTCTATCTTGCACGGAGCATAGTGAAACTGTTATGGAGCTGTTACCGAGTTCAGCTGTCAAACTTATAAATTATGAAACTCAAATGATTTATGTGATGGACACCCAAGCTTCGATTCTTAAATGGCTTTTGAACATCACCGCCAACCACATGCCCTTCCGGTTTGTGGGGCAGAAGAAGGTTAACGTTAGCCTTTTCAATTGTTCTTCAGGCTACGCAAAGGTGGGATATTATGGTTGGTATTTATCAGGACTAAGTGCGGATCCCTATCGCATTCTCGCCAAAATATCATCTGCTTCTATCCGCGACTCTAATTTGACTTCTTGCACCAAGATACGTGATCTTTTTTCAGTTCCGCCAAGTTATATGAACAGTATTGATCATTATGCTTCTCATTATGGTCGTTATAGTCCTGTTCAATTGCATTGGTCAAATCCAATATGTAAATCTTgtgaagcaaaacaaaaatattGTAGAATGGAGACTAATGCCACTCTTTCTCAAATTCAGTGCTATGGAACTGTCCCCAAATCAACAGAAG ATGTCATTGCTACAAGTAATAAAAGTTATCGAGGGGAATCAACAAAACATAAACCAAGAG ATGCCATCGATACCTCTGGTCATGCGGGGGATTCGAAAAAACGTGCAGCAAGAG ATGCAACTCTTGGTGCAACTCTAGGTTTAGTCCTTGTGGTTGTAGCTACAATTTTAGCATACCGCAAATACAGCTCcaacaaaatagagaaagagtACGAAATCAAGATTGAAATGTTTCTGCAACATTACACAACTTTCAAACCCACAAGGTACTCCTATGCTGATATCAAAAGGATTACTAATCAATTCAAGGATCAATTAGGGCAAGGCGCTTATGGAACTGTGTTCAGAGGGAAACTATCTGATGAAATCTCAGTAGCTGTTAAGGTCCTCAACAACTCCAACGAAAATGGAGAGGAATTTATCAATGAAGTGGGCGCAATAGGCCGAATCCACCATGTCAATGTGGTTCGCTTGGTTGGGTTCTGCGCCGATGGGTTTCGACGAGCACTGATTTACGAGTACTTGCCCAATGATACACTACACAAATTCATCTCATCCAACAATCATAACCTTGGCTGGAAAAGGCAGAAAGATATCACAATTGGTATAGCTAAAGGGATTGAATATCTTCACCAGGGATGCGATCAGAGAATCCTCCATTTCGATATTAAACCGCAAAACATTCTGCTCGACAATGACTTCAATCCTAAGGTTGCAGATTTTGGTCTTGCTAAGTTGTGTGCCAAGGATCAAAGTGCAGTGTCCATGACAACGGCGAGAGGAACCGTTGGTTACATAGCACCTGAAGTATTTTCGAGGAACTTTGGAAATGTCTCTTATAAATCAGATGTGTATAGCTTCGGAATGGTGGTATTAGAAATGGTTGGAGGAAGGAAGATTGTTGAAGCAACAACAGACGAGAATGATGAAAAGATTTACTTCCCGGAATGGATTTATCATCTATTGGAAGAAGGGGAAGAACTAAGGTTGGTGACTGAGGAAGAGGAAgatgctaaaattgcaaaaaaactTGCAATTGTGGGATTATGGTGCATTCAGTGGAACCCTATTGATCGTCCTTCCATGAAAACCGTAATTCATATGCTAGAAGAGGAGGACGAGAATATATCAATACCTCCGAACCCTTTTAGCTCTATAACTCCTTCAAGAATGAATGGAAGAATAAGACCAGCGAGACGGATTCATCAAGAGTTGGGTGTTATCTCGGAAACCGAGTGA